GGGGTTCCAGGTTGCTCAAAAGTACCATAGGATGCTGCCCAAAACCTTCGATGATGACTACATTGAACCACTGGCCGGGCGTGTCGAACAAAGCACATCTTTGAATACCAAATGTAATATTTATTACCGTTTCTTTACCATCTTCAATTTTGTTTATTTGTGCCTTGTATGGCAGTGTGGCGTGGGTTTCTAACCTATCTGCCTTCACGGCTACGATGCCGCCATTTTTGTTTTTGGTTAATAGCCACCGGTTCAGCTTTAGCCTAGTTACAAAGTTTAAATCATTGCTTGTAAAGTGTTGTATGATTTCATTGCAATCGCCTCCTCTGTCAATTGCCCAAACACCCGATGTACCTGTCTTTTGTATTACTTTGTCAATGGTGTCCGTTATTTTCTTTGTGCCGCTTACATAATCTTTATCTAGGCTGGAATAAGCTTCGCAATACAGCGGTACTATTTTATTGTGTTCCAAATTGGCGGCAGTTACTTGGCACAAATGGTAACCCTGTGCGCCTACACCTTCGCTGCCATCGTACACCCCACAAAGGTTTTCCATAGCCTTGGCGTAGGGTTTGGTAATGTCGCCGGGATCAATGGCTATTACCATTTCATCAGTAATTTTATCATCGCCAAGGCGGATGATTTGCTCGTTGATATGATTACTAAAATCTTCGGCTGCCAAATTCCGGCACAGCCTATCCTCCGTTTTTATCAGTTTAATATCCTCTTGCAGGCTTCGGGCTATGTTGGATATTTTAATGTCTTTGCAAGCCTGTATGCCGTAAATAAGCTCTTTGATAAGCCTACCGGTAGTTTTGCCTAAGCCCTTGCTCAAGATTCCCGAAAATTTATTAGCTTGTGCCTTGAAACGGCTGATAGCAGAAGAGTTTGCATCCATAATCGTAGTTAAATGTTTATTGATACTGCATTATACGAAAGTGGATGCATTTTTTTGAGGAATCTTTTTTCAGCACAAAAATTGGCAGACAAACCAAATGCTTGAAAAATAATATGCTTACACTTCTAATCCCCCCTAAACCTCCGCCGACACTAAGGTGTAGAAATAATCGAGGAAATTTTGGGGAAACTCCAGTATTTTAGAATTAACTCTTTATCCAAATAGAAAATCTTCTGCCCAAACATAATACACAGTAAATGACCAATCTAAATCCCTGTCGAATTGAGATTGCACTGTAACCTCAGCAGTATCCTTACCAATAAATGATTGACTATTCATTTCCCAGCCTCCATTATGGTTATCGGCTCGCTCACCTTTTATTTCCCACCCAACAATTAAGGGTAATTTATTTCCTGTTGTTGATTTGTCAAATGTAGAATTAACAGTATGCTTACCTGCGCTCTTCTTACCTCTTTTTATTCGATCTGTCCATTTTAAAACTTGTACATCATAGCTGCCACCTGAAGATTCCGTTAATCCATAGCTCCAATGACGTCTTTCATTTGCACTTTGATGATTGCCAATCCCTGGCTCGTTGCTGGGCTTTTGAATTAGATAATAGAAAGCCTGTTTATTCAGGATACTTTCTAATTTCTGTTTTAAACTATTTGCCTCTTTACTAAAGAAATCTAATTTTTCATTATCAGTAGCCAGAATCGCCTTGTTGGCAAAAAGACCAGTTTTAAAAGAGTTGACCCTACTCTTTAGCTTTTCTTGATATATTTCTGGACAAGAATTAAGCATAGAAATTATATACCAAGCATCCTGATAAAGACCACTCATTGTAGTAAAAACTGTCGGATCAATTGGTATTGTTAAAGGATAATTAGCGTTAAGCGTATTATAATGCCTGAGCTTTGTAAACGCATTATTCCCAATTGCATTTACTTTGTACCAAGCAAGTGCATTAAACGCACTTTCCATGCTCCAAGGTGCATTTTCAGGACATTTTTCCTTATCTTCTAATCCGTTCATATAGTTGTGCACTTCAATAGAAATCCTATTTTCAGATACAATTTTTGAAAATTCTGCTGCGGCTTTTGCATCAAATTCTTTTCCAAATTGAGCTTTTGCTTTTGCTTTGAAGCTCTTCATACTTGTTTCATTATCAGTAGTACACACATATAATATTGTGCATTGGCGAGCCCTTTTTATACCCGAAATGTAATAATCACCGTAGCTGGCTCTGAATTTTTCGGGGTCATCCTCCATTAGCTTTTTTGCTTGATCAGTCAATGTAAAAAGGTTTTGGTTAACTGGTTCATCATACCCTTGGTAACTTGCTGAATAGTGGACAACTAATGTGGTCGCAACACTTGAGAATTTTACGGTGTTAGAATAAGAGGCATCGCCACTTAAGGAAGAATCTGCACTTACATTAAACTTGCCGCCAACGGTTATTTTAAATAGCTTCTCTAAATCCTTTTTAGTTTCTATAAAGAAGATTTCATCTGATGAGATGCCTAGCAAGGTAGAAGGCTTGACATCAATAGGATTAACTCCGGTTGACATCCCGTTGCCGGTTACAACATCTACACCTGCGCATAAGGAAAAGGTGGTGTTCCAAGGCATTTCGGATAATACTGGAGTCAATGTAGTTTCAACGATCCCCTTTGGTTCTGTAAGTTTTAAATTTTCAATACTTGAATTTTCAAGTGTATTTGTCATTTCTGAATGAAGGTTTTTCATTTTTTAAAATTTAAGTTGATTCTTAATTTATTTCTAGTTATTTCTGGCATAATGAATAAATTATGCCCAGGAAACATCTATGACTTCCGGCCCAGAATTCCTAATTACCACAGAACTTGTTCCATTTGGAATATCTTCAACAGAGTACCTTCTGTGATTGTCTAAAGTAACATCTCGGCCTCCATGTCCTTGAATAAAAGATACACGAACTTCTGTTCTACGAAATTCCTTTGTAACTGCAAGTGCTATTGTAACTTTTTCTGGGCCTTCCGGTGTAATTTCGATAGCATACTCGTTTTGCGGTTTTATTCTTTGAATTGCCATTATTTATATTTTTAAGATTTTCTGCCTACTCTATGCAGTTTTCGGCATCTCTGTTTTTTTGGCGTATTATGCCATAATGATGGAGTCCTAGACCCAAGTAAATGAAACATTCCCTGTATTTTGCAAAGTGCTCGCGATTTGTGGATTTAGCTGAATAACAAGTTGATTGTTATTTACAGGTAGAACCCCTTGTCGTGTAGCTTGTGGTTGGGAATGAAAGGTTATCAGATAACCTCCGCCGTTGGAGGTAATCGTTACTCTGTCTCTTCCTGCAGGTAAGTTAACTGCGGTATTTGGTTGTAACAATGGCATAAAATATAATTTTAAATAAATTGCCTACTCTATGCAGTTTTCGGCATCCCTGTTTGTCAGTATTTGAAGCTTCTTTTGACAACACAAAAATGCAACCGATATAAGTCGGATAAAAGAGTAGAAATACTCGTTTATAAAAACAGGTATTTATACCTATATAAGGGAAATGGGTAACTAAGAATGAATTCCTCGGTTAGCTAATTAGTCAATAACATTGTAAAGGTGAGACTTTACAGCGAATACTACCAATCCGGCAGTATTGCGGCAACCGGATTTCGTGAGCAGGTTATTACGATGCCCTTCTACAGTTCTGGTACTGATAAATAATTTTTCTCCTATTTCTGCATTATTATATTCCCTGCAGATGAGTTCTAGAATTTCCTTTTCTCTGGAGGAGAGTTCTATTGGAATGCCATCGATACTTTTCATTTCTTGTTTTTGGGGAGAGGTGGTTTGCATGGCTTTCAATACCTGTTCATTCAGGTAAAAGCCACTATGGTGCACCGTATTAATTGCAGTAATCAATTCTTCTTGGTCACAGTTTTTCAAAAGATAGCCACAAGCGCCGGCTTGTATCATGTGCGTAATGAGTCTTTGTTTATCATAGACTGAAAGTATGATTACTTTTATAGATGGATATTGTTCATGTAATAATCTATTCAATTCTATTCCATTCATTACGGGCATTTCCATATCCAGCAAAACGATTTGCGGATGTTCATGGCACTTTATTTTTTGAAGGAAATCTTCACCGTTATTTGCCTCAAATAGTAATTCGAATTCAGGAGTAGATTTAATTATGAGTGCCAGTCCCTGCCTGAGCAATTGCTGGTCGTCCACTAAAGCTATTTTTATACGTTCCATTCTTTTTTAATTCATTAAAGATAATTGAATATTCATTTGAAAGCCCTCTCCTATCTTACTGTCCATGCTATATTTAGCGTCTATGCTATCCAGTCTGCTCTCTATATTTTTAAAACCTATGCCTTTCTTTATTGATTTTTCATTTAGAGAGATCCCTTTTCCATCATCTTTATAATCAATCTTATATTCCTTATTTATCAGAGAAAAGTCAATATGAATATTTTGAGCCTCAGCATGCTTTAAGGTATTATTCACTAGTTCGGCAATTACTCGATACAGACTTAATTTAGTAAAATGTTCCAATTGAACTTTCTCCGCATCCTCCTGAATTGTAGTATGGATACGAATTTTGCTGGTTTGATTAATGTCATCACAAAAATCAAGCAGGGCATCATAAAACTCATATGCGCCAGTTAGAATCGGTGAGAGATTATGTGAGATATTGCGTACTTTAACGACAATATTATCGATTGTTTTTTTAAACTGCAAACTATTTGAAGTTAATGACCCCTCCTTATCTTTTTGAGCGAGAACAGTATCTACCAACAAACGCAGAGAAGATAATGTAGAACCTACTTCATCGTGCAGGTCCATTCCAATGCGTTTTCTTTCTTCTTCCTGAGAGTTAATAACAGCTTTGAGCAGATCCTTCTGATATTGTACTTCTGCTGTTTTTAACTGGTACTGCTTTTGCAATATATCCTTCTTGTATTTTAAATAAAAAAGTACTGTGGCGACGCACAAAAGAAATGAAGCAGACATTCCAACAATGACATAGATATAAATGTTCATGGTACCTTTTTTAGACGCAAAAATGCCCATGCAAAAATGAGATACATAATCAACATTATCGTGGCATGGAGATTCCAAATTAAAATATTAAATATTCTATTTTTCAATATAGCGTTCGACAACCCAAATAAAATAGAAGCGCTGGAAAAATAGAGCAGAAGGCCTACAACAACTGAAAAATTAAACATAGATTCATTTGACGCTATATTGCTAAAATCCAAATAAAGAAAATATATACAGAACCCAACAATTATGATGCTTTCCAGAAAGCGTGACAATGTATTATAGGCAAATAAGTTATCTGTCATCATTATGTAAATAACCGAAAAAATGGAAAAAGCTATAGCCAAATAGATTAATAATTTACGTATACGATTTCCCTTGAAAATACATCTAAACAAAATAGCAATTACCCAAAACTCTAAGACGGTATATAAATGAAGTAACGGCAGATTATTTACCTTTTTGTACGTCGTAACAGAAGCAACAATATTAAAAAATGCCGAAAACAAAAGGTAGGCAAATGCCATTCTTTTTGCACTAGAGTGCTTCCAATATCCATATTTTAAAACAGCAATAGTAATAGGCAGTAAAATCACACTTGGTGCTAATACTGCCATATATAAAGAGGGCATCTGTAAAAATTAATTAACAATGCTAAATTATGCAATTAAAATAAGGGACTGTAATTATCACAATTTTCAGGACAAGGAGAACTAAAATCAAGAATCGTACTTGATGGAGGTGTATTTGATGTTGCCGGTAATGCAAGAACGTCTTTTCCTTCAGCATCTACAGGAACAATTAGAACATGCATATCCTCACTTTTAGTTTTTCCTGGATGGAGGTTTTTGTTTGCCAAATATATTCTAATACCTGCCTGACTTTTTTCTGATTGTTCATCAATATTTATTTTCTTCATCATTTCTTGTAGCTCTATTAAATCTTTAAAAGAAACCCAAAATCCGCGATAAGTATCTTCTCCATCCGGCTCAATTTTTATTTTAGCCTTTCCCTCTATTTCAGGGTAAGCATTATAGGTGTCTGCATAATAATTACGCCAATTAGCAACTTGTTTTTTGGCTTCTTCTAAGGAAATAGTACGACTGGACATGGAGTTTTAATTTTTATAGTTAAAGATATTATGCCAAGTTAATTCAATAAATATTGATGAACAAGACTGTGCCTATAATTTTTATAAAATGGAACTTTGCAATGTTAGCTGTGAAAGATTTAGATCCAAATACATTAAGTAATCACTTAATTCCATTTCAAGAAATATAGCAAGCATTATTCCTGAATGAACTAGCTGATGGGGGTTTTTTGTGAAAGGGTATTCAACTAGAAAATTTAAAAATCTAAAGTTTATACAACTGCTGCAATAAATTAAGGTAATTAGACAAAGACTATCCATATCCTGGTGCCGTTGAAAACAATCGGAAGGAACATGGCATCAAATATGTGGTAGTAAGTTGTTGGGAATGGACCGTTTTTACGCTGGTATATTTTTTAAAATCTATTGCTATGGTAGTCTTACATTATATTTCAGTCATCTCCTTGCTGATGGGCGGCATAAGTGCCCTTATTATTTTGATAGACATCCTTCTTGGCAATCGACAACAGATGATGATTATGAATTTCGTCTATCCCATTACCGGTTTGTATGCTAGCATTTTTGCGCTTCTATTCTATTTTAAGGTTGGCAGAAAATCAGTTGTCAAAAGCTCTATTATGCCTAAAGACTCTATGGAATCGCAGAAAAAGCCTTTTTGGCAAAGCGTTGCAATTGGGACCTTACATTGCGGTAGCGGCTGTACCATTGGTGATATTTTGGCAGAAATATTTTTACTTTTTATACCAGTGGTGGTTTTTGGAAGCAGTCTGATTGGGTCCTGGATAATAGATTATATTTCTGCCTTTCTTGTTGGAATATTTTTCCAGTATTTTTCCATTAAGCCGATGAAAAAACTCTCTCCCGGAAAAGCGCTAAAGGCCGCCTTGAAAGCAGATAGTTTGTCCCTCAGCTTCTGGCAGTTAGGCATGTATGGCTGGATGGCCATTGCATTTTTTTTAATTTTTAAACAGAGGCTAGAAGCAAATGATGACATGTTCTGGTGGATGATGCAGATAGGGATGCTGTTGGGGTTTTGCACTGCCTTTCCCATAAACTGGTGGCTGATAAAAAAAGGAATTAAAGAGAAAATGTAGGAAATTAATGGTCGAATTGCTATAGGAATCAAGGGTACCATTTCTATAAATTGAAATAGCAAAAAGCTGCTTAAACAAAGATTGGTGCAATAGCGTTATTGAATAACCTTATTAACAGGATTGTCAAAATTCGGATCGAATTAAAATTTTAAATAACCGAGCAT
The Arachidicoccus soli DNA segment above includes these coding regions:
- a CDS encoding transposase, giving the protein MDANSSAISRFKAQANKFSGILSKGLGKTTGRLIKELIYGIQACKDIKISNIARSLQEDIKLIKTEDRLCRNLAAEDFSNHINEQIIRLGDDKITDEMVIAIDPGDITKPYAKAMENLCGVYDGSEGVGAQGYHLCQVTAANLEHNKIVPLYCEAYSSLDKDYVSGTKKITDTIDKVIQKTGTSGVWAIDRGGDCNEIIQHFTSNDLNFVTRLKLNRWLLTKNKNGGIVAVKADRLETHATLPYKAQINKIEDGKETVINITFGIQRCALFDTPGQWFNVVIIEGFGQHPMVLLSNLEPQNTEPKEVYKIVEIYLTRWKCDECYRYIKQSYNLEDIRVRSYNGIRNLVAIINAIAYFTSIYMGMNLKLKLMVQKVFILSKRFFGIPSFFNYAMADGIFELLKKTKAGIFTHNKKDNPPQRYLLSLFPE
- a CDS encoding response regulator transcription factor; translated protein: MERIKIALVDDQQLLRQGLALIIKSTPEFELLFEANNGEDFLQKIKCHEHPQIVLLDMEMPVMNGIELNRLLHEQYPSIKVIILSVYDKQRLITHMIQAGACGYLLKNCDQEELITAINTVHHSGFYLNEQVLKAMQTTSPQKQEMKSIDGIPIELSSREKEILELICREYNNAEIGEKLFISTRTVEGHRNNLLTKSGCRNTAGLVVFAVKSHLYNVID
- a CDS encoding sensor histidine kinase gives rise to the protein MNIYIYVIVGMSASFLLCVATVLFYLKYKKDILQKQYQLKTAEVQYQKDLLKAVINSQEEERKRIGMDLHDEVGSTLSSLRLLVDTVLAQKDKEGSLTSNSLQFKKTIDNIVVKVRNISHNLSPILTGAYEFYDALLDFCDDINQTSKIRIHTTIQEDAEKVQLEHFTKLSLYRVIAELVNNTLKHAEAQNIHIDFSLINKEYKIDYKDDGKGISLNEKSIKKGIGFKNIESRLDSIDAKYSMDSKIGEGFQMNIQLSLMN
- a CDS encoding DUF4396 domain-containing protein → MVVLHYISVISLLMGGISALIILIDILLGNRQQMMIMNFVYPITGLYASIFALLFYFKVGRKSVVKSSIMPKDSMESQKKPFWQSVAIGTLHCGSGCTIGDILAEIFLLFIPVVVFGSSLIGSWIIDYISAFLVGIFFQYFSIKPMKKLSPGKALKAALKADSLSLSFWQLGMYGWMAIAFFLIFKQRLEANDDMFWWMMQIGMLLGFCTAFPINWWLIKKGIKEKM